A stretch of Acidimicrobiales bacterium DNA encodes these proteins:
- a CDS encoding DUF3516 domain-containing protein, with the protein MSLIEQLPAGPTDGDELLIAFMEWAGDRGLELYPHQEEAILSLLSGEHVVLATPTGSGKSLVALAGAWAMLAEGKRTVYTAPIKALVSEKFFEMAAELGPENVGMVTGDAAVNPQAPVIVCTAEILANRALREGPATDVDLVVMDEFHYYGDRDRGWAWQVPLLELPNPQFLLMSATLGDTADLRADIERRTDRAVELVDQAERPVPLDFEYRETPLLETIGDLLDDGRTPVYIVHFTQKEATARAQSLTSLDVLTKDEKTEVKAAIGGFRFDTPIGKDLKRFVEAGIGVHHAGLLPKYRLLVEKLAQQGLLKLICGTDTLGVGVNIPIRSVLFTQLCKYDGRRVRVLTVRDFQQIAGRAGRRGFDVAGSVLVQAPEHVVENKRAEAKAATDPKKKKKLVKKKPPERGYAHWDGDTLVRLSEGTPETLASSFTVTHAMMLNVLDREGDGCAAMKRLLTDTHETRKAQRGHIRRAIAVYRSLLEAEIIETDPLRVNLDLQDDFRLNQPLSLFVVEAIEALDPDAPDHHLQVLSLVESILEDPMAVLIAQKDKAKDTLISDLKAQGVEYEERMNRLEEVTWPRPEADFIEPAFEIFARHHPWVGRDRVSPKAVAREMLEFAETFNQFVARYGLKRSEGLVLRYLTDVYKTLVQTVPVEHSSDDLDDVVEWLGAMIRRVDSSLIDEWERLRNPTEEGATAAAPPADPDDITANARAFRVLVRNEVFRVVMELASRRTDLLADDMAPYWDEHDWIGIDAEARSSTWFDLSPDATTATQILCDPDDHHEWYLEVRVDLDASRSEDRAVIVPLAVTRR; encoded by the coding sequence ATGAGCCTCATCGAGCAACTCCCCGCCGGGCCGACGGACGGCGACGAACTGCTCATCGCCTTCATGGAGTGGGCGGGGGACCGCGGGCTGGAGCTGTACCCGCACCAGGAGGAGGCGATCCTCTCCCTGCTGAGCGGGGAGCATGTCGTGCTGGCCACCCCGACCGGGTCGGGGAAGTCGCTCGTCGCCCTCGCGGGCGCCTGGGCGATGCTCGCCGAGGGCAAACGAACGGTGTACACGGCCCCGATCAAGGCCCTGGTGAGCGAGAAGTTCTTCGAGATGGCGGCGGAGCTCGGGCCGGAGAACGTCGGCATGGTGACGGGCGACGCCGCGGTCAACCCCCAGGCGCCGGTGATCGTCTGCACCGCGGAGATCCTGGCGAATCGGGCGCTGCGGGAGGGCCCGGCGACCGACGTCGACCTCGTCGTCATGGACGAGTTCCACTACTACGGCGACCGCGACCGTGGATGGGCGTGGCAGGTGCCGCTGCTCGAGCTGCCGAATCCTCAGTTCCTGCTGATGTCGGCGACGCTCGGCGACACCGCGGATCTGCGGGCCGACATCGAGCGCCGCACGGACCGGGCGGTCGAGCTCGTCGACCAGGCCGAGCGGCCGGTCCCCCTCGACTTCGAGTACCGGGAGACCCCGCTGCTCGAGACGATCGGCGACCTCCTCGACGACGGCCGCACGCCGGTCTACATCGTCCACTTCACGCAGAAGGAGGCGACGGCGCGGGCCCAGAGCCTGACGAGCCTCGACGTGCTGACGAAGGACGAGAAGACGGAGGTCAAGGCGGCGATCGGCGGGTTCCGCTTCGACACGCCGATCGGCAAGGACCTGAAGCGCTTCGTCGAGGCCGGCATCGGCGTGCACCACGCCGGCCTGCTCCCGAAGTACCGCCTCCTCGTCGAGAAGCTCGCCCAACAGGGCCTGCTGAAGCTGATCTGCGGCACCGACACGCTCGGCGTCGGGGTGAACATCCCCATCCGGTCGGTGCTGTTCACCCAGCTGTGCAAATACGACGGACGCCGCGTGCGGGTGCTGACCGTGCGGGACTTCCAACAGATCGCCGGCCGCGCGGGCCGGCGGGGGTTCGACGTCGCGGGCAGCGTGCTGGTCCAGGCCCCCGAACACGTCGTGGAGAACAAGCGGGCCGAGGCGAAGGCCGCCACCGATCCGAAGAAAAAGAAGAAGCTCGTGAAGAAGAAGCCGCCCGAACGGGGCTACGCCCACTGGGACGGCGACACCCTCGTCCGGCTGAGCGAGGGCACGCCGGAGACCCTGGCGTCGAGCTTCACGGTGACCCACGCGATGATGCTGAACGTCCTCGATCGCGAGGGTGACGGCTGCGCGGCGATGAAGCGGCTCCTGACGGACACCCACGAGACCCGCAAGGCGCAGCGGGGCCACATCCGCCGGGCGATCGCCGTCTACCGGTCCCTGCTCGAAGCGGAGATCATCGAGACGGACCCACTCCGGGTCAACCTCGACCTCCAGGACGACTTCCGGCTCAACCAACCCCTGTCGCTGTTCGTCGTCGAGGCCATCGAGGCGCTCGACCCCGACGCACCGGACCACCACCTCCAGGTGCTGAGCCTGGTGGAGTCCATCCTCGAGGACCCGATGGCCGTCCTCATCGCCCAGAAGGACAAGGCGAAGGACACGCTCATCAGCGACCTGAAGGCGCAGGGCGTCGAATACGAGGAGCGCATGAACCGGCTCGAGGAGGTGACGTGGCCCCGACCCGAGGCCGACTTCATCGAGCCCGCCTTCGAGATCTTCGCCCGTCACCATCCCTGGGTGGGGCGTGACCGGGTCAGCCCGAAGGCCGTCGCCCGCGAGATGCTGGAGTTCGCCGAGACGTTCAATCAGTTCGTCGCCCGCTACGGGCTGAAGCGGTCCGAGGGTCTCGTCCTGCGCTACCTGACCGACGTCTACAAGACCCTCGTCCAGACCGTGCCGGTCGAGCACTCGAGCGACGACCTCGACGACGTCGTCGAGTGGCTCGGCGCCATGATCCGACGGGTCGACTCGAGCCTGATCGACGAGTGGGAACGACTCCGCAACCCGACCGAGGAGGGAGCCACCGCGGCCGCGCCGCCCGCCGATCCGGACGACATCACGGCGAACGCGCGCGCCTTTCGCGTGCTGGTGCGCAACGAGGTGTTCCGCGTGGTCATGGAGCTCGCGTCCCGACGGACCGATCTCCTGGCGGACGACATGGCGCCCTACTGGGACGAGCACGACTGGATCGGCATCGACGCCGAGGCCCGCAGCAGCACCTGGTTCGATCTGTCGCCGGACGCCACGACAGCCACCCAGATCCTCTGTGATCCGGACGACCATCACGAGTGGTACCTCGAGGTCCGGGTCGACCTCGACGCCTCGCGGTCCGAGGACCGAGCGGTGATCGTGCCGCTGGCCGTCACTCGACGCTGA